From the genome of Papaver somniferum cultivar HN1 unplaced genomic scaffold, ASM357369v1 unplaced-scaffold_21, whole genome shotgun sequence:
TCATGGAGCTGTACGCTTCGGCAATGTCACTGGGTTGAAGATATTCCGTGGATGGAGTTAGATATGCCTGTGCACGTCCAACGCCAGAGGTTCGACCGCGTGAATGACCATTACGGACACGTCCTTGGAAGGAACCATGGCTAGGAGGTGGCTGCCAAGGTGTTGCCGGAGGTGTTGTAGAGTACGGACAAGGTGGCACTGCCCATTGTGGTGGACAATGGATGTTGTACGTTGGATGGGGTGCACTGTAGAGCTGGTAGGGGTGCGGTGGCGTTGGAAGCAGTGGCGGTTCTGTGGCTGGAGCAGAGGAGCGATGGCCACCGCATCTGGCAGGACCACCGCGTTGTGAGCGCTGGTTGCTGCGGTCTATGGGTGGAGCTGCAGCGGCAAGAGCAGTAGGTGCAGACTGAGATTGCTTTTGGGAGCGGCGAATCTCTTCGGTACGTAGCTGGGATCGAGCGGCATCAAACGTTGGCATAGATTGTTGGATAAAAGAGACTACCgtgttgtattcctccggaagGCCGTTAACAAGTTGAATCACAAGTCGTTTATCATCCATGGGAAAGTCAAGATCAAGTAATCGATCGTACAGGGATTTAATCTTATCGTAGTAATCATCAATACTAGTGCAATCAATAAACTTAAGATTGACAAACTTACGTTCAAGAGTTGCAGCGTGGTTACCTTTGTTGTCTTGAAAGAGTTTCTTGAGATGATTCCAAATCTCTTTAGCAGTTTTGCCAGATTTTAGGACTGTGAGCATTAAATCCTtggccatggtggagaacatccattgaCGACAGAGAGGGTCAAGTTGGAGGACGGTGTCGGCGTCAACATCTGGTGGTGGTGTCTTTTTAATAGCAAACGCCGGATGGACTGTCTTTTTATCTCCTgccattgttgttgttggtgaagaagatgaagaagaggaagaagaggatcGGCTAGTAGGTTGATACCATGTCAGAGTTTTGGTAAAACACACCTTACCCTCTTTCGAGAGATAATGGCCATATATATTATTATGGTTTTGGTCAATTAAGAAGAATATCCTGTGATCGTAAATAAGGCAATGTATCTTCTATTATTTTGGTACTAAGTAAGTGGTGACCTTAGAACTTTGTTGCTCACCTATGGTGTTTGGCTTCAAGAATGTTTTTCTGCCCATATTTCCGCCATGCGTATCCATCATCTACGGGTCCATAGAGTCCCGTTTGTGCATAAACACGTACTTGTTCTGTCCATCTCACTGCGGGTTTCCTATATCTGATATAAATGAGACAGATATGTATAAGCTAAATGATTTCTGTGCAGACATTATATTGTATTGAATATATACCATAAAATTTATTAGCACAATACCTCTTTCGTGAATCAGAATTGCACTCGCTCACAGAACTTCCATTCCTGACATGACCCAAGGGTGACTCCGGGGTAGATTTGGTCTCCACGTTCACTCGATTCAGCATCGCAAGAAAAGTCTCAACGGAAGTCAATATGTTGGTCATTAAATCATGACCAGAAAAAGAAGAGGGATTAATTTCAGTTTGAAGTTCCTTTAGTAACTCACTTGCTTCCACCATCTCTTTAGTAATCAAGCGCTTCTTATCTATGTTAGCATCCATTTCTAAGCTTACCAGTGTAAACTATAAACTAAGTTGCTGGTAATGTGTTTAAAGAACAAAATCTAGGTGTGTGGATGATCTATGTTTTGTCCTTGTTCAGATGGCTCTTAAAGTTTCAAAGATATCTGTGAAGAATATATTCTGAATTGATATCCTTTTTTTCTTTACATGTGATATATATAAAGATTTATGTATACAGAATATCTAAAAGATATGTTTCCTAATCTAAACAAACTCTGACTAGAATACAGGGAAGTTTTAACAACAACATAAGACTCGGAATGTGAGTTGAAGACTTGTTCTGGTGGTTGTGATGCCACTGCTGTGGCACACAATGTGTACACGtccaataccccccctcaagttggagcgggaGGATCGTGAGGCCGAACACCCAACTTGCTGACAAGATGTCTAAAATGATCCACACCAAGCGGTTTAGTAAAGAGATCGGCTAATTGGGATGCAGAAGGAATGTGAGTTGGTTTGATAAGTCGAGAGATGACTTTTTCgcaaacaaaataacaatcgaTTTCAATATGTTTAGTCCGTTCGTGAAATACCGGATTTTCAGAGATGTGAATAGCAGTCTGATTGTCACAATAGACTGGAATTGGCTTCGAAATATTGACA
Proteins encoded in this window:
- the LOC113339492 gene encoding probable WRKY transcription factor 41 gives rise to the protein MDANIDKKRLITKEMVEASELLKELQTEINPSSFSGHDLMTNILTSVETFLAMLNRVNVETKSTPESPLGHVRNGSSVSECNSDSRKRYRKPAVRWTEQVRVYAQTGLYGPVDDGYAWRKYGQKNILEAKHHR